One part of the Coleofasciculus sp. FACHB-T130 genome encodes these proteins:
- the lpdA gene encoding dihydrolipoyl dehydrogenase → MTQGFDYDLVIIGAGVGGHGAALHAVSCGLKTAIVEAADMGGTCVNRGCIPSKALLAASGRVRELRNAHHLKSLGIQVAGVEFDRQAIADHANNLVSKLRGDLTNSLKRLDVEILQGRGKIAGPQKVTISTGSGEKTVTAKDIIIASGSIPWVPPGIEIDGKTVFTSDDGVRLESLPSWIAIIGSGYIGLEFSDVYTALGAEVTMIEALPQLMPGFDRDIATIAERVLIKPRDIETKVGTLAKSVKPGSPVVIELADAKTKEVVDVLEVDACLVATGRIPDTKDLGLDAIGVETNRGFIPVDDRMAVLSSGEPVPHLWAIGDATGKMQLAHAASAQGVVAVENICGRHRLIDYHSIPAAAFTHPEISFVGKTELAAKDMGKEEGFEVAVAKSYFKGNSKAIAEGEADGMAKVIYRKDTGEVLGVHIIGMHAADLIHEAANAIAQRNSVQTLAYFVHAHPTLSEVLDEAYKRAVGSH, encoded by the coding sequence GTGACTCAAGGATTTGATTACGATTTAGTGATTATTGGAGCCGGTGTCGGCGGACATGGCGCTGCCCTACACGCCGTTTCCTGCGGTCTCAAAACCGCCATTGTGGAAGCAGCCGATATGGGCGGCACCTGCGTGAATCGGGGCTGCATTCCTTCTAAAGCTTTGTTGGCAGCATCCGGTCGAGTGCGAGAGTTACGCAATGCCCACCATCTGAAATCGCTGGGGATTCAAGTTGCAGGCGTTGAGTTTGACCGACAAGCGATCGCAGACCATGCGAACAACCTTGTCTCCAAGCTTCGCGGCGATTTGACAAACAGTTTGAAACGGCTGGACGTTGAAATTCTCCAAGGTCGGGGGAAAATTGCGGGACCGCAAAAAGTCACCATCAGCACGGGATCGGGTGAAAAAACCGTTACGGCAAAAGACATTATCATTGCATCTGGGTCAATTCCTTGGGTTCCACCAGGAATTGAAATTGATGGCAAAACTGTTTTTACCAGCGATGACGGCGTGAGATTGGAGTCGCTACCTTCCTGGATTGCGATTATTGGCAGCGGTTACATTGGTCTAGAATTTTCAGATGTTTACACTGCATTAGGCGCTGAAGTCACCATGATTGAAGCGTTACCCCAGCTGATGCCTGGGTTTGACCGGGACATTGCCACGATTGCCGAAAGAGTGCTGATTAAGCCGCGTGACATTGAAACGAAAGTAGGCACGTTGGCGAAGAGTGTTAAACCGGGTTCTCCCGTGGTCATTGAGCTAGCCGACGCCAAAACGAAAGAAGTTGTGGACGTGCTAGAAGTAGACGCTTGCTTGGTTGCTACAGGTCGCATTCCGGATACTAAGGACTTGGGGCTGGATGCTATCGGCGTTGAGACAAATAGAGGCTTTATCCCCGTCGATGACCGGATGGCAGTCTTGTCAAGTGGCGAACCCGTGCCTCACCTGTGGGCAATTGGAGATGCTACGGGCAAGATGCAGCTGGCTCATGCGGCGTCGGCTCAAGGCGTCGTGGCGGTAGAGAATATCTGCGGGCGTCACCGTTTGATCGATTATCACAGCATCCCTGCCGCCGCCTTTACTCACCCAGAAATTAGCTTTGTCGGCAAGACGGAACTGGCGGCGAAAGACATGGGGAAAGAGGAGGGGTTTGAAGTCGCGGTGGCGAAGAGTTATTTCAAAGGAAACTCGAAAGCGATCGCAGAAGGGGAAGCCGACGGGATGGCAAAAGTCATCTACCGCAAAGATACAGGCGAAGTGCTGGGCGTCCACATCATCGGAATGCATGCAGCGGATTTGATTCACGAAGCCGCAAACGCGATCGCTCAACGCAATTCTGTCCAGACTCTGGCATATTTTGTCCACGCACATCCTACCCTCTCAGAAGTATTGGATGAAGCTTACAAACGGGCTGTAGGTTCTCATTAG